One window of Pseudomonas sp. ML2-2023-3 genomic DNA carries:
- a CDS encoding MurR/RpiR family transcriptional regulator, with product MRNLLEQIKGRLEDLNKAERKVAEIILQNPQQATRFSIAALAQAASVSEPTVNRFCRSFGVSGYPELKLQLAQSLASGAAYVSRAVEADDNPEAYTQKIFGSAIASLDSACQALDPNLISRAVDLLIQARQIHFFGLGASAPVALDAQHKFFRFNLAVTAHADVLMQRMIASVAHTGELFVIISYTGRTRELVEVARIARANGASVLGLTAENSPLAKASTLSLNIPLPEDTDIYMPMTSRIIQLTVLDVLATGMTLRRGVDFQPHLRKIKESLNASRYPVGDEFN from the coding sequence GTGCGAAATTTACTCGAACAGATCAAGGGCCGCCTCGAAGACCTGAACAAGGCCGAGCGCAAAGTGGCTGAAATCATTTTGCAGAACCCGCAGCAGGCAACCCGATTCAGCATCGCAGCACTGGCTCAGGCGGCTTCGGTCAGCGAGCCGACGGTTAACCGTTTCTGCCGTTCATTTGGCGTCAGCGGCTACCCTGAACTGAAGCTGCAACTGGCACAAAGCCTGGCCAGCGGCGCAGCCTATGTCAGCCGCGCGGTCGAAGCCGACGACAATCCCGAAGCCTACACCCAAAAGATTTTCGGCAGCGCCATTGCCTCACTGGACAGCGCTTGCCAGGCATTGGACCCGAACCTTATCAGCCGCGCCGTCGACTTGCTGATCCAGGCCCGGCAAATCCACTTTTTTGGCCTGGGTGCTTCGGCTCCGGTGGCGCTGGATGCACAACACAAGTTCTTTCGTTTCAACCTGGCGGTCACCGCCCATGCCGACGTATTGATGCAACGCATGATCGCGTCCGTGGCCCATACCGGTGAGTTGTTCGTGATTATTTCCTACACCGGACGCACCCGCGAGCTGGTGGAAGTGGCGCGCATTGCGCGAGCCAACGGCGCTTCAGTGCTGGGTCTGACGGCAGAAAACTCGCCACTGGCCAAGGCCAGTACCCTGAGCCTGAACATTCCACTGCCCGAAGACACCGACATCTATATGCCGATGACCTCGCGCATCATCCAGCTCACCGTACTCGATGTACTTGCCACCGGCATGACCCTGCGCCGGGGCGTGGACTTCCAGCCGCACCTGCGCAAAATCAAGGAAAGCCTCAATGCCAGCCGCTACCCGGTAGGCGACGAGTTCAACTGA
- a CDS encoding SpvB/TcaC N-terminal domain-containing protein, with protein MAQEPLSIAAPSLPKGGGAIQSIGKGWGAVGFTGAASLAIPLPITPGRGYAPALSLSYSSGGGRTEFGQGWSINRPSISRQTSLQTPQFEPDSNGHLAEPVYLSPSGDVLLAQRDASGQIITRDTSLFRDRQLPENYQVTAYRPRVEGDFSTFEHYVGTTDSFWLIQLADGSVHVYGHSHNARLQHLRGASTWVAEWLLEESVAANGEHVLYEYISENDASLNTLTGPVADTWLGRDSSTHRYLQRVRYGNLTGDRVPFLLQKPVVPTWLFDLVFDYGECDARLTVKPLYPQTQGTQWPLRADPVSNYRYGFEERTLRLCHQVLMFHWCADGPDNSGPVLLQGEPSLVQRLQLEYRQEPAVSLLTAAHVIGYVGQEAQFNPPQEFDYTPFTFTPESATFSPFFTEQTPPQSPGIDADNYQLVDLFGDGLAGILYRLQNAWY; from the coding sequence ATGGCCCAAGAACCGCTCAGTATTGCTGCACCCTCACTGCCTAAAGGCGGCGGCGCCATTCAAAGCATTGGCAAGGGCTGGGGAGCCGTAGGTTTTACCGGTGCCGCTTCATTGGCAATCCCGCTGCCCATTACTCCAGGTCGCGGTTATGCCCCCGCACTAAGCCTGAGCTACAGCAGTGGCGGTGGGCGCACCGAGTTTGGTCAGGGCTGGTCCATCAACCGCCCCTCGATCAGCCGGCAAACCAGTCTGCAAACACCTCAGTTCGAGCCCGACTCCAATGGCCATTTGGCCGAGCCGGTTTACCTCTCCCCCAGTGGCGATGTGTTATTGGCGCAACGGGATGCCAGCGGCCAGATCATCACCCGAGACACTTCACTGTTTCGCGACCGACAGCTGCCTGAAAACTATCAAGTGACCGCTTACCGTCCACGGGTAGAAGGCGACTTCAGCACGTTCGAGCACTATGTCGGTACAACCGACTCGTTCTGGTTGATCCAGCTCGCGGACGGCAGCGTTCATGTGTACGGCCACAGTCACAACGCCCGCCTGCAACACCTGCGGGGCGCCTCGACCTGGGTGGCCGAGTGGCTTCTTGAAGAGTCGGTCGCCGCCAATGGCGAGCACGTGCTGTACGAATACATCTCTGAGAACGATGCATCGCTCAACACACTGACCGGGCCAGTAGCCGATACCTGGCTAGGCCGCGACAGCAGCACCCATCGTTACCTGCAACGGGTGCGATACGGCAACCTGACAGGGGATCGGGTGCCCTTCTTGCTGCAAAAGCCGGTGGTACCCACCTGGCTGTTTGATCTGGTCTTCGACTATGGCGAATGTGATGCCCGACTGACGGTCAAGCCCCTGTACCCCCAAACCCAGGGTACGCAGTGGCCGCTGCGGGCCGATCCGGTCAGCAATTACCGCTACGGGTTCGAGGAGCGCACGCTGCGACTGTGCCATCAGGTGCTGATGTTCCATTGGTGCGCCGATGGCCCGGACAATAGCGGCCCTGTCCTGCTCCAGGGCGAGCCCTCGCTGGTACAGCGCCTGCAACTGGAATACCGCCAGGAACCGGCCGTGTCCTTGCTGACCGCGGCCCACGTCATCGGCTATGTCGGGCAAGAAGCGCAATTCAACCCGCCGCAAGAGTTCGACTACACCCCCTTCACTTTCACCCCGGAGTCCGCAACGTTCTCACCGTTTTTTACCGAGCAGACGCCCCCCCAGAGCCCTGGCATCGATGCCGATAACTACCAGTTGGTGGATCTGTTTGGCGACGGATTGGCCGGGATCCTCTATCGCCTGCAAAACGCCTGGTACTAA
- a CDS encoding toxin TcdB middle/N-terminal domain-containing protein, with translation MPGPNKNAVSYAAQEQLKQIPVANNNSPTLQVLTDINGDGKLDWLVAQPSLAGFFTLDTDQQWNHFTPYAAFPTEFFHPQAQLASLMGNGLSDLAMIGTRSVRLYVNLKNKGFDNPVDVSRSSTETPLPAVSDQRCELMAFSDMLGSGQQHLIHITAQSVRCFPNLGRGRFGEPVNFGKLDFAGEFNPAHIRLADLDGSGAVDILYLQSDSVQVFMNLSGHGFAAPVTITLPEGLKYESLTRVSVADLQGLGCSSLVVTSSTHNTQLRPEHWRCDFVAGNKPYLLCASDNNMGAGGEVVYRSSAQEWLDEKALLPDPSLAVSELPFAMHLVSEQRQFDQITDNHLSQFFSYRHGYYDGVEREFRGFGLLLQTDTEAVTSDTEGYSAPVQSKTWFHTGKTLHMDVPDAWAGDIQLAPLGNTLCTQHIDGTEQTHTDWDAPTLRDAARTLSGSVLRAETLGVDGNAVPYSVTQSRFGVRLLQARSDVAPYSVMLGFVIEQRSLQYERLADDPLCQHQITLAIDDYGSVSHGVSVAYARRASAQPPYPDDEEHTHLRRWWMDARDDAQLCFYLSEMRERVLHIHQTDYLRLGLPYRSQASAYVVPADDPSVDVIGYEAFLGPQSPLGKDPANGQRMLAGQSRVQYQGCTDGTVNFDALPEYSEQGQLDAAALQAYVVKDDQGADKNLLGSTPGEVKARLESAGYVDVGLWRPTSNTVDTSTSIWAARTGYTTFAGVEHFNTVLEQKAVAWVKPSKVSYDSLCLLPVRFTAPDDGVTDAVHDYSTLQVKWIRDPNQNVSQARYDGMGRVVLTTFWGTEWDEGTQAVKEVGFGNMDSHSWVPASAAQAIADSSVMGDLATALFYESSSWMGQAPPDLLPNGVELGVLMPSGHLRASARKRLAKGDYPVSQIPAQTCSALLALPREPAHSAVLQADRYPEDPDKQVRMSLSASDGFGRALQSKQKVEPGLAYAVDDKGNLITLGGEPVQVQATERWCVSERVEYNNKGLAVRIYRPYFANQYRYINDESFRQFGYSDQQFYDPLGRPTKTITASGYWRRQTYMNWYTIAEDENDLYQEALEHPRVASVLQARGNRLDPMQALEGATVRVEYPGMLATDSITMSWSGVAGAGSPSLAAKQGSATGRVLFDIPKTAVAANIGKTVEVAYTVTRTSEVLNSQVLDLNIATSPPPAT, from the coding sequence ATGCCCGGCCCGAATAAAAACGCGGTGAGTTACGCGGCCCAGGAGCAGCTCAAACAGATTCCGGTCGCCAACAACAACTCGCCAACGCTGCAGGTGCTCACGGACATCAATGGTGACGGCAAGCTCGACTGGCTGGTGGCCCAACCGTCCTTAGCGGGTTTTTTCACCCTGGATACCGACCAGCAATGGAACCACTTCACGCCCTACGCGGCCTTCCCCACCGAGTTTTTCCACCCGCAGGCACAGCTGGCCAGCCTGATGGGAAACGGCCTGTCGGACCTGGCAATGATCGGGACCCGCAGCGTGCGCTTGTATGTGAATTTGAAAAACAAGGGCTTCGACAACCCCGTCGACGTCAGCCGCTCAAGCACTGAGACGCCTTTGCCCGCGGTCAGTGACCAACGCTGCGAACTGATGGCGTTCAGTGACATGCTGGGCTCCGGGCAGCAGCATTTGATCCATATCACCGCCCAGTCCGTGCGCTGCTTCCCGAACCTGGGGCGCGGCCGATTTGGCGAACCGGTCAACTTTGGCAAGCTGGACTTTGCGGGCGAGTTCAACCCTGCCCATATCCGCCTCGCCGACCTGGATGGCTCCGGCGCGGTCGATATCCTGTACCTGCAAAGTGATTCGGTGCAGGTTTTCATGAACCTCAGCGGACACGGGTTCGCCGCCCCTGTCACGATCACTTTGCCTGAAGGACTGAAGTACGAGTCCTTGACCCGAGTCAGCGTGGCCGACCTGCAAGGACTGGGCTGCTCCAGCCTGGTCGTGACCAGCAGTACCCACAACACCCAGCTGCGACCCGAGCATTGGCGCTGTGACTTTGTCGCTGGCAACAAACCGTATTTGCTGTGTGCCTCGGACAACAACATGGGCGCCGGGGGCGAGGTGGTGTATCGCTCATCGGCGCAGGAATGGCTGGACGAAAAAGCCCTGCTGCCAGATCCGTCCCTGGCCGTATCGGAATTGCCCTTCGCAATGCATCTGGTCAGCGAGCAGCGCCAGTTCGACCAGATTACCGACAACCATTTGTCCCAGTTCTTTAGCTATCGGCACGGCTATTACGATGGCGTGGAACGGGAGTTTCGCGGGTTTGGACTGCTGCTGCAAACCGACACCGAGGCTGTCACCAGCGATACCGAGGGCTACAGCGCACCCGTACAGAGCAAGACCTGGTTCCACACCGGCAAAACCTTGCATATGGACGTGCCTGATGCCTGGGCCGGTGATATCCAACTGGCACCGCTGGGCAACACCCTGTGTACCCAACACATTGATGGCACCGAGCAAACGCACACTGACTGGGATGCCCCGACACTGCGCGACGCGGCCAGAACCTTGAGCGGCTCGGTGTTACGCGCCGAAACTCTGGGCGTCGATGGCAACGCCGTGCCTTACAGCGTCACGCAAAGCCGGTTTGGCGTTCGCCTGCTGCAAGCGCGCTCCGACGTTGCGCCTTACAGCGTCATGCTGGGGTTTGTCATCGAGCAACGCAGCCTGCAGTACGAGCGCCTGGCCGATGACCCGCTTTGCCAGCACCAAATCACCCTGGCCATTGATGACTATGGCAGTGTCAGCCACGGCGTCAGCGTTGCTTACGCCCGCCGTGCCAGCGCACAACCGCCCTATCCCGACGATGAAGAGCACACCCATTTGCGGCGCTGGTGGATGGATGCCAGGGATGACGCCCAACTGTGCTTCTACCTGAGCGAGATGCGTGAACGGGTCTTGCATATCCACCAGACCGATTACCTGCGATTGGGCCTGCCCTACCGCAGCCAGGCGAGCGCCTATGTTGTGCCCGCTGACGATCCGTCGGTCGACGTCATCGGTTACGAAGCCTTTCTTGGTCCGCAATCGCCATTGGGCAAAGACCCGGCCAACGGCCAGCGCATGCTGGCGGGCCAGAGCCGCGTGCAATACCAGGGCTGCACGGACGGCACGGTGAACTTCGATGCGCTGCCTGAATACAGCGAACAGGGCCAGCTGGATGCCGCTGCCCTGCAAGCCTACGTCGTGAAAGATGATCAGGGCGCAGACAAAAACCTGTTGGGCAGCACCCCTGGCGAGGTGAAAGCCCGACTCGAATCAGCGGGCTATGTCGATGTCGGACTGTGGCGGCCAACCAGCAATACCGTTGACACGTCCACCAGCATTTGGGCAGCGCGCACGGGATACACAACCTTTGCCGGGGTCGAGCATTTCAACACGGTGCTTGAGCAAAAAGCGGTCGCATGGGTCAAGCCATCGAAGGTCAGCTATGACAGCCTCTGCCTATTGCCTGTCAGATTCACGGCACCTGACGACGGCGTGACCGATGCAGTCCATGACTACAGCACGTTGCAGGTCAAATGGATTCGCGACCCCAATCAGAATGTCAGCCAGGCCCGCTACGACGGGATGGGCCGTGTGGTGCTGACCACCTTCTGGGGCACCGAATGGGACGAAGGCACTCAAGCCGTTAAAGAGGTCGGCTTTGGTAACATGGACAGTCATTCGTGGGTGCCGGCAAGCGCCGCCCAGGCCATTGCCGACAGCTCGGTCATGGGCGATCTGGCAACCGCACTCTTCTACGAAAGCAGTAGCTGGATGGGCCAAGCCCCGCCGGACCTGTTACCCAACGGAGTTGAGCTGGGCGTGCTGATGCCCTCCGGACATTTGCGTGCCAGTGCGCGCAAGCGCCTGGCCAAGGGTGATTACCCTGTAAGCCAGATTCCGGCCCAGACCTGCTCAGCCTTGCTGGCCCTGCCTCGCGAACCGGCACACAGTGCCGTTCTGCAAGCTGACCGCTATCCGGAGGATCCCGATAAACAGGTGAGGATGTCGCTGAGCGCCTCGGATGGTTTTGGCCGTGCCTTGCAAAGCAAACAGAAAGTCGAACCGGGCCTGGCCTACGCCGTCGACGACAAGGGCAACCTGATAACCCTGGGCGGTGAACCGGTTCAAGTGCAGGCCACCGAGCGCTGGTGCGTCAGTGAGCGTGTGGAATACAACAACAAAGGGCTGGCCGTTCGCATCTACCGGCCTTATTTCGCGAACCAATACCGTTACATCAACGATGAGTCGTTCCGCCAGTTCGGCTACAGCGACCAGCAGTTCTATGACCCCCTGGGGCGCCCCACCAAAACCATTACCGCCAGTGGCTATTGGCGCCGCCAGACGTACATGAACTGGTACACCATTGCCGAGGATGAGAACGACCTGTATCAAGAGGCACTGGAACACCCGAGAGTCGCCAGCGTATTGCAGGCGCGCGGCAACCGGCTCGATCCGATGCAAGCCCTTGAAGGCGCAACGGTGCGGGTTGAATACCCGGGCATGCTGGCCACCGACAGCATTACGATGAGCTGGAGTGGTGTCGCCGGTGCAGGCTCACCTTCGCTGGCAGCAAAACAAGGCAGTGCGACAGGTCGAGTGCTGTTTGATATTCCAAAAACAGCCGTGGCTGCCAACATCGGCAAAACGGTGGAAGTGGCCTATACCGTGACACGCACAAGCGAGGTGCTCAATTCGCAGGTCCTTGATCTGAACATTGCGACGTCCCCCCCGCCAGCTACCTGA
- a CDS encoding RHS repeat-associated core domain-containing protein, translating to MTYQLHQKTPLLISIDPRAALLRSVAYHRRDISQTPSVHTTRQRYNALGHLTEQWDARLSVANQQTRFSLTGQELCSDSVDEGWRVRFYNAAAQAVHSWDGRESFMRLDYDEQLRPVALFEKGADENVEQCVERFTYAANNTEDAQRNRCGRMLRHDDPASSVWHEAFAVTGQPLIETRRFCVSLTAPHWPDAPLQTVSYSTRWQYDALGAVIAQTDAANHVSSINVDITGRPCASQLDGIALLKSCEYNAFDQVETEQAGNNVLTIASYSAANGRLQRLKASTLTGHLLQDLHYQYDPVGNIERIEDLAQPVQWFAQQQVEAISTYRYDSLYQLIEATGRENASQRIGPELPGLEIFGARDDSHWRNYTQTYTYDSGANLTSLKHDAGAGNTYLRQMVVAEHSNRSLFKGEAPAEFASGFDANGNQQALAPGQLMHWNTRNQLHQVTQVVREAPDGRDDDVETYIYDGTGQRVRKVRRAKTGGGEQVIEVLYLPGLEIRTPTTGEQLHVVTTQAGRNQVRVLHWATEPDQWRYSLGDHLGSSTLELDHAGELISQESYSPYGGTSWWAARSAVQARYKTLRYSGKERDATGLYYYGARYYAPWLQRWICPDPAGSVDGLNVYSMVNNNPVTHRDLHGLAKEKSVPNVIHHFWQGELKNLEQHHSNLKKIALTNSAYKVELHVLPNPGEDTQLKALQSSLGSGVKVINIKEEKWFKKFQTKERYTQFEASRSGERAHLASGSDILKTELTYKLGGVFNDVDNVPIAPLPASLQHQEKTLMTAGPTQFNRWGGEKGIHSSTFATYKKNPILKEMNKESFKKFKAIQHIIYRKNDMTANPDDHFKMVSETAGSLHFSRELKRLDTGFNSALENLMLTSNKYDEGNIVFDKYFKPTTTTGAGDLDEDQMIALFNAMSAPGHVMI from the coding sequence ATGACTTATCAATTGCACCAAAAAACGCCATTACTGATCTCGATAGATCCGCGGGCAGCCCTGCTGCGCAGCGTGGCTTACCATCGCCGGGACATCAGTCAGACACCATCGGTCCACACCACGCGGCAACGGTATAACGCGCTGGGTCATCTCACCGAACAATGGGATGCGCGACTGTCGGTGGCCAATCAGCAAACTCGCTTCAGCCTGACGGGGCAGGAGCTATGCAGTGATTCGGTGGATGAAGGCTGGCGCGTGCGTTTCTACAACGCGGCCGCACAGGCCGTGCACAGTTGGGACGGGCGTGAAAGCTTTATGCGCCTGGACTACGATGAGCAACTGCGACCTGTTGCACTGTTTGAAAAAGGGGCTGATGAAAACGTAGAGCAGTGCGTCGAACGCTTTACCTATGCCGCAAACAATACTGAAGATGCTCAACGCAACCGGTGTGGCCGCATGCTGCGTCACGACGATCCAGCCAGCAGTGTGTGGCATGAAGCGTTCGCCGTAACCGGCCAGCCACTGATTGAGACCCGGCGCTTTTGCGTCTCGCTGACCGCTCCCCACTGGCCGGATGCCCCGCTTCAGACCGTCAGCTACAGCACCCGCTGGCAGTACGACGCACTGGGCGCGGTGATCGCGCAAACCGATGCAGCAAACCACGTAAGCTCGATAAACGTCGACATTACCGGCCGGCCCTGCGCGTCACAGCTGGACGGTATAGCACTGCTCAAAAGCTGCGAATACAACGCCTTCGATCAGGTGGAGACAGAGCAAGCTGGCAACAATGTACTGACCATCGCGAGCTACTCAGCGGCAAATGGTCGGTTGCAACGGCTCAAGGCCAGCACTCTGACCGGGCATTTACTGCAAGACCTGCACTACCAGTACGACCCGGTGGGCAATATCGAGCGCATCGAAGATCTGGCCCAGCCCGTACAGTGGTTTGCCCAACAACAGGTTGAGGCAATCAGCACCTACCGTTACGACTCCCTCTACCAACTGATCGAAGCCACGGGCCGGGAAAACGCCAGCCAACGTATCGGACCTGAACTGCCCGGGCTGGAGATTTTCGGCGCCAGGGATGACAGCCACTGGCGCAACTACACCCAGACCTACACCTATGACAGCGGCGCCAACCTGACTTCACTCAAACATGATGCTGGCGCCGGTAACACCTATCTGCGCCAGATGGTGGTGGCAGAACACAGCAACCGCAGCCTGTTCAAGGGTGAAGCACCCGCGGAGTTTGCCAGTGGTTTCGATGCCAACGGCAATCAACAGGCACTGGCACCGGGGCAGCTCATGCACTGGAATACTCGCAATCAATTGCATCAGGTCACGCAGGTGGTGCGCGAGGCACCTGATGGCCGGGACGACGATGTCGAGACTTATATCTATGACGGCACGGGTCAGCGCGTGCGCAAGGTACGCCGGGCCAAGACCGGCGGTGGTGAACAGGTCATTGAGGTGCTGTATTTGCCGGGTCTGGAAATCCGCACACCCACCACGGGCGAGCAGTTACATGTCGTGACGACCCAGGCCGGTCGCAACCAGGTCCGGGTGCTGCATTGGGCGACCGAGCCCGATCAGTGGCGCTACAGTTTGGGTGATCATCTGGGCAGCAGCACCCTGGAGCTGGATCACGCGGGCGAACTGATCAGCCAGGAAAGTTACTCCCCCTACGGCGGTACATCCTGGTGGGCCGCACGCAGTGCCGTGCAGGCCAGATACAAGACCCTGCGTTATTCCGGCAAAGAGCGCGATGCCACAGGGTTGTATTACTACGGCGCACGGTATTACGCACCGTGGTTGCAGCGGTGGATTTGCCCGGATCCGGCGGGCAGTGTCGATGGGCTTAATGTGTACTCAATGGTCAATAACAATCCTGTCACTCACCGGGACTTGCACGGACTGGCCAAAGAAAAATCAGTACCGAACGTTATCCATCACTTCTGGCAAGGAGAACTCAAAAATCTTGAGCAGCATCATTCCAACTTGAAAAAAATAGCGCTCACTAACAGTGCCTATAAAGTTGAATTGCACGTCCTGCCAAATCCGGGGGAAGACACTCAGCTCAAGGCCCTGCAAAGCAGCCTTGGCAGTGGTGTAAAAGTGATTAATATCAAAGAGGAAAAGTGGTTTAAAAAATTCCAGACCAAGGAGCGTTACACACAATTTGAAGCATCAAGAAGCGGAGAACGCGCCCATCTGGCATCCGGTTCGGACATTTTAAAAACCGAGCTGACTTATAAATTGGGTGGCGTGTTCAATGATGTGGACAACGTGCCTATCGCACCTCTGCCCGCCTCCCTGCAGCACCAGGAAAAAACATTAATGACTGCAGGCCCGACTCAATTCAATCGTTGGGGCGGAGAAAAAGGCATTCATTCCAGTACGTTTGCCACTTACAAAAAAAATCCGATCTTGAAAGAGATGAACAAAGAAAGCTTCAAAAAGTTCAAAGCAATTCAGCACATCATTTACCGTAAAAATGATATGACAGCCAACCCTGACGACCACTTCAAAATGGTTTCGGAAACCGCAGGTTCTTTACATTTTTCCCGCGAATTGAAGAGACTCGATACGGGCTTTAATTCCGCGCTGGAAAATCTGATGCTGACTAGCAACAAATATGATGAAGGCAACATCGTATTCGATAAATACTTCAAGCCCACCACCACCACGGGAGCAGGGGATCTTGATGAGGATCAAATGATTGCACTTTTTAATGCCATGTCCGCACCCGGCCATGTAATGATTTGA
- a CDS encoding D-hexose-6-phosphate mutarotase → MHEHPLHRFFKSRREQPVFQWERFQQRDVLVIDHPHCQAVFSRQGAQLLHFKPTGQKPWLWCAAKWPQVGAIRGGVPIFWPWYGRHPSENAWPSHGWARLIDWKLLDSSSDEEGVTLHWRLKLCDWQVDLHARLGEEMELRLSTEHQDDEPCQVSQALRAYWRIGDVAKVALSGLDGVHGYDQLNREVCQQQGELRVAGGCQRVFQHDGEMQLNDHAWQRALSIDTGHQANTVVWHPGKRPLLGVSWNEVMGFVCVESTSGGIHNQTLAPGEQAHLSLQARARLVGV, encoded by the coding sequence ATGCATGAGCATCCGCTTCACCGTTTTTTCAAATCCAGGCGCGAGCAGCCGGTCTTCCAATGGGAGCGTTTTCAGCAGCGCGACGTGCTGGTGATCGATCACCCCCATTGTCAGGCGGTGTTCAGCCGTCAGGGCGCGCAGCTGCTGCATTTTAAGCCAACCGGGCAAAAGCCCTGGTTGTGGTGCGCTGCCAAGTGGCCGCAGGTGGGTGCGATTCGCGGTGGAGTGCCGATTTTCTGGCCCTGGTATGGTCGCCACCCCAGTGAAAATGCATGGCCATCCCATGGCTGGGCGCGGTTGATCGACTGGAAACTGCTCGATAGCAGCAGCGACGAAGAAGGGGTGACCCTGCACTGGCGCTTGAAGTTGTGCGATTGGCAGGTCGATTTACATGCACGACTGGGCGAAGAAATGGAACTGCGCTTGAGCACCGAGCATCAGGATGATGAGCCTTGCCAGGTCAGCCAAGCCTTACGTGCTTACTGGCGCATCGGAGATGTTGCCAAGGTAGCGCTGTCTGGTCTGGACGGTGTTCACGGCTACGATCAGTTGAATCGTGAGGTTTGCCAGCAGCAGGGTGAGTTGCGGGTGGCGGGCGGTTGTCAGCGCGTGTTCCAGCATGACGGAGAAATGCAGCTCAATGATCACGCCTGGCAAAGGGCGCTGAGCATCGATACCGGGCATCAGGCCAATACGGTGGTCTGGCACCCGGGCAAACGACCCTTGCTGGGCGTGAGCTGGAATGAGGTGATGGGTTTTGTGTGCGTGGAGTCCACCAGCGGTGGCATCCACAACCAAACCCTGGCGCCGGGGGAGCAGGCGCATTTGAGTTTGCAGGCGCGGGCGAGGTTGGTGGGGGTTTGA
- a CDS encoding carbohydrate porin produces the protein MTNRMTRTRLACQLSAIVALSLGASSVYADEAFSADSKWMTGDWGGERTRLIEQGIDIKADYVGEVGANLHGGYNDDKTARYSDQFGLGVALDLQKLWGWDNTQAKIQLTNRNGQNISNDRIGDPRAGTLSSSQEVYGRGHMVRLTQLWIQHQFLDGKLDVKAGYFGEGEDFNTFPCEFQNLAFCGSQVGNWATNVWYNWPVSQAALRVKYNITPELYAQIGAYNQNPSQLEHGNGFKLSGSGTKGTVLPVELVWSPKVNDLPGEYRVGYYKSTAPADDVRVDITSTGQDYRVRDSKHGYWFVVQQQLTSHNGDPSRGLNIAANATFHDKATNIVDNYQSLMFVYKGPFDARPKDDIGIGAARIHVNDDVKKSAEQINASIGATDYNDPLYSPLRSTEYNYELNYGFHVTNWLTVRPNLQYITHPGGVDKVDNALVAGLKIQSTF, from the coding sequence ATGACTAACAGAATGACCCGTACCCGTCTGGCCTGCCAGCTATCGGCGATTGTCGCGCTAAGCCTGGGTGCAAGCAGTGTCTACGCTGACGAAGCGTTCAGTGCCGATTCGAAATGGATGACCGGCGACTGGGGCGGTGAGCGAACCAGACTGATCGAACAGGGCATCGACATCAAGGCCGATTACGTCGGTGAAGTCGGCGCCAACCTGCATGGCGGTTACAACGATGACAAGACAGCGCGCTACAGTGACCAGTTCGGTCTGGGCGTCGCGCTGGACCTGCAAAAGCTGTGGGGCTGGGACAACACCCAGGCCAAGATCCAGCTCACCAACCGTAATGGCCAGAACATCTCCAATGACCGTATCGGCGACCCCCGTGCCGGTACCCTGAGCTCCTCGCAGGAAGTCTATGGCCGTGGCCATATGGTGCGTTTGACCCAATTGTGGATTCAGCACCAGTTCCTCGACGGCAAACTGGACGTCAAGGCCGGTTACTTCGGTGAAGGCGAAGACTTCAACACCTTCCCGTGCGAATTCCAGAACCTGGCGTTCTGTGGCTCCCAGGTGGGTAACTGGGCCACCAACGTCTGGTACAACTGGCCGGTCAGCCAGGCGGCACTGCGGGTGAAATACAACATCACCCCTGAGTTGTATGCCCAGATCGGCGCGTACAACCAGAACCCGTCGCAACTGGAACACGGCAACGGCTTCAAACTCAGCGGCAGCGGCACCAAGGGTACGGTGTTGCCGGTCGAGCTGGTCTGGTCGCCGAAGGTCAACGACCTGCCGGGCGAATACCGTGTTGGTTACTACAAGAGCACGGCGCCTGCCGATGACGTGCGCGTCGACATCACCAGCACTGGTCAGGACTATCGTGTACGCGACAGCAAGCACGGTTACTGGTTTGTGGTGCAGCAGCAACTCACCAGCCACAACGGTGACCCGTCGCGCGGTCTGAATATCGCGGCCAACGCCACTTTTCACGACAAGGCCACCAACATCGTCGACAACTACCAGTCGCTGATGTTTGTGTACAAGGGGCCTTTCGATGCCCGTCCCAAGGATGACATCGGCATTGGCGCCGCCCGCATCCACGTCAATGATGACGTGAAGAAAAGCGCCGAGCAGATCAACGCCTCCATTGGTGCCACCGATTACAACGATCCGCTGTACTCGCCACTGCGCTCCACCGAGTACAACTACGAACTCAACTACGGTTTTCACGTGACCAACTGGTTGACCGTGCGTCCAAACCTGCAGTACATCACTCACCCGGGTGGTGTGGACAAGGTTGACAACGCACTGGTGGCCGGTCTGAAGATTCAGTCGACGTTCTAA